The following are from one region of the Phormidium sp. PBR-2020 genome:
- a CDS encoding glycosyltransferase has protein sequence MSLVSVICSQYPVNLADPKTRSSLESVLKSSYETLELIAWLPQSQQPLSDWDDARVRWLAPQDSLSGAAALNEALRHSQGDFIAWIEPGDIWSPDKLSQQVAALESAATPETAIVYSRVTGSKIPPYSVPELDPSLHDYLRLHNIWETLSNPLVRREAITAIGGFDESLPLLGGWDLWLRLTQQTRAIALPEPLVTLKPTIPLSWEDWSELEAGSKRLLTRFLRDDDRPDFQHKARHNLQKYQLAQGLQTPISPELRAALQIRLHHLWDEDLSCRHQGQLFLDTYQHLINPDCSSETNSLGDRWLQQLQLTPHPIISVIIPVFNGEATLGETIDSVLDQTFSDFELLVIDDGSSDRTPEISQSFRDYRLQYQRYENAGPATSRNRGAAIARGHYLSFIDADDRWTPDKLQQQWQALETHADAAVAYSWTNYIDEAGNLIRTGSHLDVTSDSNGQPQATDVLPYLLLGDFLENGSNVLLRREAFERVQGFDPSLTVAHDWDLFLRLAARYFFICVPEAHIQYRLSKTSISSQIARQETYCTLALERAYENCPQAFHFLKNQSFINLYYYLTYKALQPPIEAENCRLALSFIQELEQRQPRYYNRDIPYFERYKLLLNRIKLICEIFSNHPTEEAKELCRQVDLSLDISELLTYTKSKPYPAISVIVPAYNAESTITETLESVFAQTFTDFEIIVIDDGSTDNTLEVVKQLEDDRLQVFSYPNAGQGESRNRGACHARGEFFAFLDSDDLWRFDKLEAHYQAIINWTPPAEAEAMYQTRQPAVSYSWVDWVDICGKFIQRGCDYTTNGYVYPQLLLSDFIAGGSNAMIWRGAFYQVRGFNPEFPPAEDRDMWLRLAEKFHFIAVEKPLLRYRQVPTSQSANVTRMERSQLRVLEAAFERAPNCPPFIERPELLTPYRQQTYANSYKYLTFKALDGNIDRQQGHLAIKLFKTVLDNEPELWQERRFVFKLWLRILATAFLPPAWTQKLLERFPTFPTLHSQLLSYTKMGVAAEESES, from the coding sequence ATGTCCCTTGTTTCCGTCATCTGTAGCCAATATCCAGTCAATCTCGCAGATCCCAAAACCCGTTCTAGCCTAGAATCGGTTCTTAAAAGTAGCTATGAGACCCTGGAGTTGATCGCTTGGCTTCCGCAATCCCAACAGCCCCTCTCGGACTGGGATGATGCTCGGGTGCGTTGGCTGGCTCCCCAGGACAGCCTTTCGGGAGCCGCCGCCTTAAATGAGGCACTGCGCCACAGTCAAGGGGACTTCATCGCTTGGATTGAACCGGGAGATATCTGGAGTCCTGATAAACTCAGCCAACAAGTCGCCGCTTTAGAGTCCGCCGCAACGCCAGAGACGGCGATCGTCTACAGTCGAGTTACCGGTTCCAAAATCCCCCCCTACTCCGTTCCTGAACTCGACCCATCCCTGCATGATTATCTGCGTCTGCATAATATCTGGGAAACCCTGTCAAATCCCCTGGTACGGCGGGAGGCTATTACCGCCATTGGGGGCTTCGATGAATCCTTGCCGCTTTTGGGCGGTTGGGATCTCTGGCTTCGCCTAACTCAACAGACGAGGGCGATCGCCCTCCCTGAGCCTCTAGTGACTCTCAAGCCAACCATTCCCCTATCCTGGGAGGATTGGTCTGAACTCGAAGCCGGGTCAAAAAGGCTTCTGACTCGATTTTTGCGAGATGACGATCGCCCCGACTTCCAACACAAAGCTCGTCACAACCTGCAAAAATATCAACTGGCCCAAGGCTTACAGACTCCCATTAGTCCCGAGTTGCGGGCGGCCCTTCAAATCCGACTGCATCACCTCTGGGACGAGGATCTCAGTTGTCGCCATCAGGGGCAACTGTTTCTGGATACCTATCAGCACCTCATTAATCCAGATTGCAGCTCCGAGACCAACTCCCTAGGCGATCGCTGGTTACAACAGCTACAACTGACTCCCCATCCTATTATTTCCGTGATTATCCCCGTGTTCAATGGCGAGGCAACTCTAGGGGAGACCATTGACTCCGTGTTAGACCAAACCTTTAGCGATTTTGAACTGCTGGTTATAGACGATGGATCGAGCGATCGCACCCCTGAGATTAGCCAATCCTTCCGGGATTATCGCCTCCAGTACCAACGCTATGAGAATGCCGGCCCCGCAACCAGCCGCAATCGAGGAGCGGCGATCGCCCGGGGTCACTATCTCTCCTTCATCGATGCTGATGACCGCTGGACTCCCGATAAACTACAACAGCAATGGCAGGCCCTAGAAACTCATGCCGATGCCGCCGTCGCCTATAGTTGGACTAACTATATTGACGAAGCCGGCAACCTCATCAGAACCGGAAGTCATCTCGACGTCACCTCAGACTCCAACGGACAGCCACAGGCCACTGATGTCTTACCCTATCTACTCTTAGGAGACTTCCTGGAAAATGGGTCCAACGTCCTCTTACGACGGGAAGCGTTTGAACGGGTCCAAGGCTTTGACCCGAGCTTAACCGTTGCCCATGACTGGGATTTATTTCTCCGGTTAGCGGCTCGCTACTTTTTTATCTGTGTTCCCGAAGCTCACATTCAGTATCGTCTCAGTAAAACCTCCATTTCCTCACAAATTGCCCGCCAAGAAACTTACTGCACCCTTGCCTTAGAGCGAGCCTATGAAAACTGCCCCCAAGCTTTCCATTTCTTAAAAAATCAGAGTTTCATTAATCTGTATTATTACCTGACCTACAAAGCACTTCAGCCCCCCATTGAAGCTGAAAACTGTCGCCTTGCTCTTTCCTTTATTCAAGAGCTAGAACAACGACAGCCGCGCTATTACAATCGCGATATTCCCTATTTTGAAAGATATAAATTACTCCTAAATCGAATTAAACTCATTTGTGAAATTTTCAGCAATCATCCAACGGAAGAAGCCAAAGAACTCTGTCGTCAAGTTGACCTATCTTTAGACATCAGCGAATTACTTACCTATACCAAATCGAAGCCCTATCCCGCTATTTCGGTGATTGTTCCTGCCTATAATGCTGAATCAACCATCACTGAAACCCTAGAGTCCGTCTTTGCCCAAACCTTTACAGACTTTGAGATTATTGTCATTGATGATGGCTCAACTGATAATACCCTAGAGGTTGTTAAACAGTTAGAAGATGACCGCTTACAGGTGTTTTCTTATCCCAATGCCGGTCAGGGAGAAAGTCGAAATCGCGGGGCCTGTCATGCTAGGGGAGAATTTTTTGCGTTTCTAGACTCGGATGATTTGTGGAGGTTTGATAAACTCGAAGCTCACTATCAGGCAATTATCAATTGGACGCCACCGGCCGAAGCAGAAGCCATGTATCAAACCCGTCAACCTGCTGTTTCCTATAGTTGGGTGGATTGGGTGGATATCTGCGGTAAATTTATTCAACGGGGCTGTGACTATACGACTAATGGCTATGTATATCCTCAACTATTATTAAGCGACTTCATTGCTGGCGGCTCGAACGCGATGATTTGGCGCGGAGCCTTCTACCAAGTCCGTGGCTTTAATCCCGAGTTTCCACCGGCTGAAGATCGCGATATGTGGTTACGACTTGCCGAGAAGTTTCATTTCATCGCCGTCGAGAAACCCCTCCTACGCTATCGCCAGGTTCCCACCTCCCAGTCTGCTAATGTGACTCGTATGGAGCGATCGCAGTTGCGCGTCTTGGAAGCAGCCTTTGAGCGGGCCCCAAACTGTCCTCCCTTCATTGAGCGTCCTGAACTCCTTACGCCCTACCGGCAACAAACCTATGCCAATTCTTATAAATACTTAACCTTTAAAGCCTTAGATGGCAACATTGACCGCCAGCAGGGCCACTTAGCTATCAAGCTGTTTAAAACTGTCCTCGATAATGAACCCGAACTGTGGCAGGAGCGTCGATTTGTGTTTAAACTTTGGCTACGGATTCTCGCTACGGCTTTCTTACCACCGGCTTGGACTCAAAAGCTGCTTGAGCGTTTCCCAACTTTCCCAACCCTTCACAGTCAGTTGTTAAGCTATACCAAGATGGGGGTCGCGGCTGAGGAGTCAGAGTCCTAG